TGGCGATGTAAACTGCACCTCGGCCACGCTGGACCTGGCCAATATCATGCTCACCGATTCAGCCAGCATCCAGGAAAGCGATATCCGGTATGTCAACAAGGTGCGCCGCAGGCATAATCAGCCGCCGGCAGAGCCCCTGTACGATACGACCGACGTGCCTCCCACACTGAGACTGCTGAGAGGCAACTCCTATGAGCATAGATTCGATCTCGCCAGGGGAATCAGCGTCATCTTTCACGACGCGGGACATATCCTCGGCTCAGCCATCACGGTCATCAATATAGCCGATGGGGATAGAAAACTGTCGGTTTGCTTCACAGGTGACCTGGGACGCAAGGATATGCCCATCATCCGCGACCCCCATATCGTTGCGGATGCGGACATTCTAATCATCGAAAGCACATACGGCAATAGAACGCACTCAGATATAAATCTGGTGCTGGACAAGCTTGCGGCGGTGATCAATGAAACCATCTCGAGGGGAGGCAAGATCATAGTGCCGTCGTTCGCCCTCGAGCGGACGCAGGAGCTGATCTACTGCCTGCACCAGTTGAAACTGGCCGGCCGCATACCAGACTTCCCCATTTATATTGACAGTCCCCTGGCCATCGATGCCACCGATATTTTCAGGGTCCACCCGGAGTGTTACGATGCCGATACAGCCCAGTTGCTCAGGACCGTGGCCGACCCCTTCGGCTTCCGCGGCCTGCATTACGTATCAAGCGTGGAGGAGTCCAAGCATCTAAATATGATTAAAACTCCCATGATGATCATCGCCGGGTCGGGCATGGCCGAAGCCGGGCGCGTAACGCACCACCTGAAAAACAATATCGGAAAGCCAAAAAATGCCGTACTGATCGTTGGCTGGCAGGCGGAGAATACGCTCGGCCGCAAGATCGCGGAGCGATGGCCGGAGGTAACCATCTTCGGAGAAAAATACAAGCTGCGCTGCCGTGTGGAGATATTTAATGAATTCAGCGCCCACGCGGACCGCAATGACCTTATCGGATGGATAGGCGCCGGCAGGGAAAGATGGCAGAAGGTATTCGTTGTACACGGTGAGGAAAAGTCGGCGCTATCCCTGGCGGATGCGTTCAAAGAAATGGGATTGCACGATGTAGAAGTGCCCGAAGAGGGCCAGACCTTTCAACTGTAGCTCTATAAACCCTTGGGGAAAGACACGGGGGACTATCGATGGCCCAATTCCATTCACTTAATCTTGATCAACTGCGCCGGCCCTGGAATGAACTTTACCTGCGCTCGCGGATCAGTTCGCCTTTCTCATCGCCGGACTGGGCTGAGAACTGGTGGAAACATTTCGGCGAGGGTAGCACGCTGCATGCCGGCTCGGTGGAAGAAGAAGGCAAAGTAATCGGCATTGCACCCCTTCGCTTGAAGGAAGGCATCCTGCGTTTTATCGGCAGCGACAACCTGTTCGATTTCCAGGATTTTATAATCGAAAAGGGACGTGACGAGGTTTTTTATCGTACGCTATTCCATCACATTTCTGAGACCAGGGCAGCAAAATTGGATTTAGGCTTGCTCCTGCCCGACTCCAGCGTGCGCCGGGTGCTCATACCCCTGGCAAAGGAGAGGGGTCTTGATGTGAGCTGCGTTCAGGACGATGTTACAGTATCGCTTGATCTGCCCACGGATACGGCGGGATATCTTGCTCTGCTCAGCGCAAAACAGAGGCACGAATTGCTGCGCAAGGAACGGCGACTGAACGAGGAGGGCGACGTAGCATACAGGGTACAGGACAGGGCAAGCGACGCAGATACAGATCTCTTCCTGCAATTTTTCAGGGAGAGCAGGGAAGACAAAAAACGATTCCTCACACCATCCATAGAGCTCTTCATGCGGGAGATTATTGGTTTAAGCGAGGCCCGCGGCATGCTGCGGCTGGGGATACTGGAGCTGAATAACACACCAATCGCAGCCACCCTTTGCTTTGAATACCAGGACGGTATATACCTGTATAACAGCGGCTATTCCCCGGCCTACCGCTGGCTGAGCGCAGGGCTGCTGTCAAAGTACTACAGTATCCGGGACAGCATCATGAAGGGAAAAACGCATTATAATTTCCTTAAAGGCGCAGAGAAATACAAATTCCACCTGGGCGGTAAAGAAGACGGCCTTTTTAGATGTATAATTAATTTTTAGATATTCAGATACCGGAATAATCCTTCGATGGACCATTTGCGCATCGCGCTCTTAAGCTTACATACCTGCCCCTGGAGCAAGCCGGGAGGCCGCTACACGGGCGGGATGAACGTTTATATTCAGAATCTGTACCTGGAACTCGCAAAACTGGGGGTAACTGCAGACGTATTCACCTGTTGCCATGAAGACAACCAGCCGTGCAACTTCAGCGGGCCTAGCTGCCACACAGGATTGATACATATCAATGACGCCCGCTCCAGGCCTATTACAGATTCCGGTCCGGCGGACTATGCACACAGCCTGGCTCAGGCCGTTAACTCACACTGCCGGAATCTGAACCTGCACTACGACGTTATACACAGCCACTACTGGCTTTCGGGTCTGGCAGGCAACCACCTGAAAGACTTCTGGCAGATACCGCACATAACCATGTTCCACACGCTTGGCGCCCTGAAAAACAGCTCCTTGCCGGGATCTCCGGAGCCTGAATCCCGAATAGTCCATGAAAGGTCTGTCATCAACTCCTGTGATCGCGTCATCGCATCGACCTCGATTGAAAAACAGGAAATGGTCGACAGGTACGGCGTATCTGCGGATAAAATCAGCGTCATACCCTGCGGTGTTAATCCCGCTCTATTTCACCCCATACAAAGGCCGGCTGCCAGAGCCGCCTGCGGCCTCCCCGATAAGCCGACGCTTTTGTTTGTCGGTAGGCCCGATCCCATCAAAGGGCTCAATAACCTGCTGAAGGCTGTCTCCCTGCTCAAGCAGGGCAACGACTTCCAACTCCTGGTGGTAGGTTACGGCAATCGCCGTATGGGAGATCCGGGGCAGGCTGCCGGCTACGGGAGTGAATATCTCAGGGACCGTGTGATTTTTACGGGCCCGGTCGACCACGAGAAAATGTCCCTGTATTACAACGCAGCCGATCTCTGCGTAATACCGTCGTATTACGAAAGCTTCTGTCTCACCGCGCTCGAATCAGTGGCCTGCGGCACGCCTGTCCTTGCGACATGCGTGGGGGAGATATCTGAGATATCGAAACTTACGACTTTATGTAAAATTATCCCCGATAACAGGGCGGAAACCCTGGCGGCGTATATCAGCATATATATAGAAGGCAACGCGCCGGATGTACCCCGCCCGGGTGCGGAGCTTTCAATGAATTATGGCTGGAACTCAATTGCGGACAGGGTCATTCGTGAGTATCGGGACGTGTTAAAAGTGCCTACAGAAGCTGTACTGACTATGCCATCATGCAGATAATCCAATACAGCCAGAGGAATATGATATGACAGATAAATTCGACCTTATGGTTATAGCCCCGCACCCCGACGACCCCGAATTCGGAATCGGCGGCACGATAGCGCAGTGGACGAAAGACGGCAAGAAAATAGTCTATATCATATGCACCAACGGCAATAAGGGTACGGATGACCCCGCCGTAACGCCGGTCCAGCTTGCAGAGATCAGGAGGTCCGAGCAGATGGCTGCGGCGAATTCACTGGGGGTATTCGAAGTCATCTTCCTCGATCATGAGGACCAGTCCATCGAGGATACACCCGAGTTCCGCAAGGAGCTGGTCAAGCTGATACGCACCTACAAGCCTGATATCGTGGCAGCCCCGGACCCTTACAGAAAATATGTCTGGCACCGTGATCACCGCATAACGGGGCAGGTTGTGCTTGACGCGGTTTATCCTTTCGCCCGGGACCGGTTATCTTACCCTGACCTGATCAGGGAGAACTATCAGCCGCACAAGGTCAAGGAACTGCTGTTCTGGGGCGCCGAGCAGCCCAACTACTTCAGCGATGTCACAGCCACTTTTGATAAGAAGATCTCAGCGCTTAAGTGTCACGGGAGCCAGGTGAGCCACTTTCCACAAGGCTGGGAAGAGGCCTACCGCAACGTGTTATCAAGCTACGGCAAAGACCATGGATACGATGTTGCGGAGACGTTCTACCGTGTAGTGTTGCCACCCTAATATGCAGCTATGCGGATGACCATTTCTCGGCCAGGTCACCGATAAGAGGCAACTTGAATTTCTGGCCCTGATAGGCCTTGACCATCAGCAGTATCCACATCACCAGCGCGAGTATCCAGATAATCCAACCGATTACCGGTATGAATCCAAGGATAACACAGGCCCCGAATGTTATGATCGACTGCATGGCATGGAACTTAACGAACTGACTATCTTTTTCAATCAGGAAAAAAATCAGGCCGGTGATCCAACCGACCAAGTAGCATAACAGCCCTGCAACATTCTCTTCCAGTCCGGTTGATGACTTTGCCATTGCTCAGACCCCCCTATTCGTTTATTACCGAAAGAATAACTGCGATGATAGCCGGTGTCAACAGCGTGTTACTGGACTTATTTTCAGGCGACACGGCTGCATCAATCCCGCAGCTATCTATCGATTACCTTATATCTTTTTACCTGCTTTAAAGGCTGCAAATGTCACAACAGCAATCAGAATGACACCGACAGCTATAGCTACAATTGCCCAACCCGGCATGCTTTGCGGGGCTGAGGCAGTCTGAACAGTGTTTGACGGGGCCGATTCCGTGGTAAAAGTGAATACTGACCCTGCGTCCCCGGGCACGGGCTCCACGGCTGAAGCCTGCCAAAAATAAGCCGTATCATAGTTGAGCTTGACCGGCAGCGAATATGCGGTGGTAGGGGTGAAATCCTCCACCACTATATTCTGCAACTGGGCGTCCATGGCTAAAATAAATCTGTATTTGGTTGTGCCCTGGTAGCCGCTCCAGCTGAAAGCCACCCCGCTGACCGGCACACCGGTTGCCCCGTTGGCTGGGCTCAAGGCCTGTAAGCCGTATGAAGGCGTACTCACGGCATATCCCGGCCTTATGCTGAAAGGCACAGCCTCGGACCATGGACTGGCAATCCTCTGGCCTGTAGCAGCCTGTGTGGTACGCACCCTCCAGTAATATGTGTGCCCCGCCTCCAGAGTTCCGGGAGGGTACCAGAAGGCCGGCGACATCGAGTCGGCCGGAACCAGTATGCCGGAATCATAAACCTTCAATGTAAAGAGCGGGTCCCTGGCAATCTGCACCTGATAACTGCCCGATAAGCAGTAATCCTCCCAGCGCATATCCACCGAGGAGTTTCGCCCGGTTACGGGATCCACATCAACGGTGTTCTCCGCGGGCTGCTGCGGGGCGTTAACGTTCAGCGTAATAGCCCTTGTCCTGGCGCCCGTGGAATTAACGGCGGTCAGTTTATAAGTAGTCGTATACAGCGGCGATACGGCAGCCTGCCCGGCCGGGAGCACTTCGCCAATCCCGTGGTCGATATATACGGAAGAAGCATTTTTAACGTCCCAGGAAATAACGGCAGCGGATGATCGCTCTATGCCGGAAGGTGTGACTTTGTAATCGCTTATTTCAGGCAGGGTCGGCAGCTCGACCGAGCCCGCGCATGGCGCCGGGAGAGCCACGGCTAT
This genomic window from Dehalococcoidia bacterium contains:
- a CDS encoding MBL fold metallo-hydrolase gives rise to the protein MINLSFHGAARTVTGSRHLLDINGYRLLLDCGLFQGRRSETYQRNLHFSFDPRSVDSAIISHAHMDHLGNLPNLVKQGFDGDVNCTSATLDLANIMLTDSASIQESDIRYVNKVRRRHNQPPAEPLYDTTDVPPTLRLLRGNSYEHRFDLARGISVIFHDAGHILGSAITVINIADGDRKLSVCFTGDLGRKDMPIIRDPHIVADADILIIESTYGNRTHSDINLVLDKLAAVINETISRGGKIIVPSFALERTQELIYCLHQLKLAGRIPDFPIYIDSPLAIDATDIFRVHPECYDADTAQLLRTVADPFGFRGLHYVSSVEESKHLNMIKTPMMIIAGSGMAEAGRVTHHLKNNIGKPKNAVLIVGWQAENTLGRKIAERWPEVTIFGEKYKLRCRVEIFNEFSAHADRNDLIGWIGAGRERWQKVFVVHGEEKSALSLADAFKEMGLHDVEVPEEGQTFQL
- a CDS encoding GNAT family N-acetyltransferase, giving the protein MAQFHSLNLDQLRRPWNELYLRSRISSPFSSPDWAENWWKHFGEGSTLHAGSVEEEGKVIGIAPLRLKEGILRFIGSDNLFDFQDFIIEKGRDEVFYRTLFHHISETRAAKLDLGLLLPDSSVRRVLIPLAKERGLDVSCVQDDVTVSLDLPTDTAGYLALLSAKQRHELLRKERRLNEEGDVAYRVQDRASDADTDLFLQFFRESREDKKRFLTPSIELFMREIIGLSEARGMLRLGILELNNTPIAATLCFEYQDGIYLYNSGYSPAYRWLSAGLLSKYYSIRDSIMKGKTHYNFLKGAEKYKFHLGGKEDGLFRCIINF
- a CDS encoding glycosyltransferase; this encodes MDHLRIALLSLHTCPWSKPGGRYTGGMNVYIQNLYLELAKLGVTADVFTCCHEDNQPCNFSGPSCHTGLIHINDARSRPITDSGPADYAHSLAQAVNSHCRNLNLHYDVIHSHYWLSGLAGNHLKDFWQIPHITMFHTLGALKNSSLPGSPEPESRIVHERSVINSCDRVIASTSIEKQEMVDRYGVSADKISVIPCGVNPALFHPIQRPAARAACGLPDKPTLLFVGRPDPIKGLNNLLKAVSLLKQGNDFQLLVVGYGNRRMGDPGQAAGYGSEYLRDRVIFTGPVDHEKMSLYYNAADLCVIPSYYESFCLTALESVACGTPVLATCVGEISEISKLTTLCKIIPDNRAETLAAYISIYIEGNAPDVPRPGAELSMNYGWNSIADRVIREYRDVLKVPTEAVLTMPSCR
- a CDS encoding PIG-L deacetylase family protein, producing the protein MTDKFDLMVIAPHPDDPEFGIGGTIAQWTKDGKKIVYIICTNGNKGTDDPAVTPVQLAEIRRSEQMAAANSLGVFEVIFLDHEDQSIEDTPEFRKELVKLIRTYKPDIVAAPDPYRKYVWHRDHRITGQVVLDAVYPFARDRLSYPDLIRENYQPHKVKELLFWGAEQPNYFSDVTATFDKKISALKCHGSQVSHFPQGWEEAYRNVLSSYGKDHGYDVAETFYRVVLPP
- a CDS encoding DUF4870 domain-containing protein, whose product is MAKSSTGLEENVAGLLCYLVGWITGLIFFLIEKDSQFVKFHAMQSIITFGACVILGFIPVIGWIIWILALVMWILLMVKAYQGQKFKLPLIGDLAEKWSSA